Part of the Lysobacter enzymogenes genome is shown below.
GCGCGGGCTCAGACGTCGAGATTGGCCACCTTGAGCGCGTTGTCCTCGATGAACTCGCGCCGCGGTTCGACCACATCGCCCATCAGCGTGCTGAAGATCTGGTCGGCGGCGACCGCGTCCTCGATCCGCACCTGCAGCAGGCGGCGGGTTTCCGGATTGACCGTGGTATCCCACAGCTGCTCGGGGTTCATCTCGCCCAGGCCCTTGAAGCGCTGGATCTGGCGGCCTTTCTTGGCCTCGTCCATCAGCCAGGCCTGCGCCTGGGCGAAGCCCGAGACCGCCTGGGCGCGGTTGCCGCGCACGATCTGCGCGCCGTCGCGCACCAGCCCGTGCAGCAGCGCCGCGGCTTCGCGCAGCGCGCGCAGCTCGCCGCTTTCGAACGCGGCCAGCGGCAGCACCTGGGTCAGCTCCTGGCCCATGTGGGTGCGCTTGAGCAGCAGCGCGGCCTGACGCGTTTCGTTGGCGCGATGCAGGGTCAGCTCGTAGCGCGGACGGCCCAGGCCGGATTCGTTGAAGCGCTTTTCCAGCCCGCCGAAATCCGGCGTGTGGTTGAGCAGGTAATCGGTGTCGAGCTTGGTGTAGTCGATCAGCGCGGTCAGCACGTTCGGATCGTAGCGATGCGAATTGCGCGCGATGGTTTCCTTGGCCGCGGCGTACGCCAACAGCAGCTTCTCCAGCGCCGCGCCTTCGATCGGCGGTTCGCCGTCGGCCGGAATCAGGCCGGCGCCCTCGACCGCGTTGCCGGCCAGGTACGCGTCGAGCGCCGCGTCGTCCTTGAGGTAGATCTCGTTCTTGCCCTGCTTGATCTTGTACAGCGGCGGCAGGCCGATGTAGATGTGGCCGCGCTCGATCAGCTCCGGCATCTGCCGGTAGAAGAACGTCAGCAGCAAGGTGCGGATGTGCGAGCCGTCGACGTCGGCGTCGGTCATCAGGATGATGCGGTGGTAGCGCAGCTTGTCCGGGTTGTACTCGTCCTTGCCGATGCCGGTGCCCAGCGCGGTGATCAGCGTGCCGACTTCGGCGCTGCCGAGCATGCGGTCGAAACGCGCGCGCTCGACGTTGAGGATCTTGCCCTTGAGCGGCAGGATCGCCTGGGTCTTGCGGTTGCGGCCCTGCTTGGCCGAGCCGCCTGCGGAGTCGCCCTCGACGATGAACAGTTCCGACAGCGCCGGATCCTTTTCCTGGCAGTCGGCGAGCTTGCCGGGCAGGCCGGCGATGTCGAGCGCGCCCTTGCGGCGGGTCAGGTCGCGCGCCTTGCGCGCGGCTTCGCGCGCGCGCGCGGCGTCGATGATCTTGCCGGTGATCGCGCGCGCTTCGTTGGGATGTTCCTGCAGGAATTCTTCCAGGCGCGCGCCGAAGGTGCTTTCCACGACCGGACGCACTTCCGAGCTGACCAGCTTTTCCTTGGTCTGCGACGAGAAGCTCGGGTCCGGCACCTTCACCGACAGCACCGCGATCATGCCTTCGCGCATGTCGTCGCCGGACAGCGAGATCTTCGCCTGCTTGGCGATGCCGCTCTGCTCGATGTAGTTGGTCAGCGTGCGCGTGAGCGCGGCGCGGAAACCGATCAGGTGGGTGCCGCCGTCCTTCTGCGGGATGTTGTTGGTGAAGCAGAACATCGTTTCCTGATACGAGTCGGTCCACTGCAACGCGACGTCGACGGTGATGCCGTTCTGTTCGCCGGACACCGAGATCACGTGCGGATGCAGCGGCGTCTTGACCTGCGCGAGATGCTCGACGAAGGAGCGGATGCCGCCTTCGTACTGGAACACGTCGCGGCGGCCTTCGCCGCGCTCGTCGATCAGGGTGATCTTGACGCCCGAGTTGAGGAACGACAGTTCGCGCAGGCGGCGCGCGAGGATGTCGTAGTGGAACTCGACGTCGGTGAAGATTTCGACCGCCGGCTTGAAGCGCAGCGTGGTGCCGCGCAGGTCCGAGGCTTCCAGCTGCTTGAGCGGATAGACCGGCTCGCCGAGCGCGTATTCCTGCTGGTAGTGGTGGCCGTCGCGCCAGATGTCCAGCCACAGGCGTTCGGACAACGCGTTGACCACCGACACGCCGACGCCGTGCAGGCCGCCGGAGACCTTGTAGCTGTTGTCGTCGAACTTGCCGCCAGCGTGCAGCACGGTGAGGATCACCTCGGCCGCGGAGACGCCTTCTTCCTTGTGGATGTCGACCGGAATGCCGCGGCCGTTGTCGTAGACCGAGACCGAGCCGTCGGTCAGCAGGGTCACGACGACATCGTCGGCGTGGCCCGCGAGCGCTTCGTCGATCGCGTTGTCGACGACTTCGAACACCATGTGGTGCAGGCCGGTGCCGTCGTGCACGTCGCCGATGTACATGCCGGGCCGCTTGCGCACGGCCTCCAGGCCGCGCAGCACGGTGATCTTGCTGGAGTCGTACGAGGTCGAGGGCGGAGTCGGAACGGTTTCGTCGGTCATTCGCTTCGGGTCGGCTGCAAAGGCTGGCTGGGCCCGGTCGGAAACGCGTGGCCCGGCCAGACATTAGCTATTGGGATCCAGACGAAATTATAGCACTTCGCGCCCCCTCCCCTGTGGGTACCCAGCCCCGGACGCCTGGATGGCCTCTCAGCGCGTCCCAGGCGCGAGCAGAGCCTGGACGTCGACCACGTCGACGTCGTGCATCTGCCGCAGATACGCGTCGAGATAAGCCTTGTGCGAGGCGCCGACGACCTGCAGCACGCGCACGCCGGGGCGGTTGCCGAAGGCTTCGCGCAGGCTCGCGGCCATGCGCAGATTGCGTGCCTCCCACCACGCCACGTACTGGCGGCCGTAGCGCTCGGGCGAGGGCTCGCGCAGGGCGGCGCCGAAGTCGGAATCGATGCCGCCGAGCTGGGTGGCGGGGCGATTGAGGAAGCGGTAGAGCCCGAGCAGGTCGCCGCGGTCGGTATAGCCCTGTTCCTCGGCGATGAAGGGGTACGCCGAGGCCTTGCGGACCGCGCCGATCGCGTCCTGGAAACCCGGCCCCATGTCGGCGAATACGCGGTCGGCGCTGTGATCGTCGATCGCGTAGACCCGTTGTAGGCCCAGGCGCGCGGCCAGGGCCGCGCCGATGCGGTAGTTCTCGTTGCGGGCCGTGGTGGCGAGGGCGCCCAGTTGCTCAGTCAGCGCCGCATCGAGGCCGTCGCCGGCGCGGCGTTCGGACGGCGGCAGTTGCAGCCACTGGACCAGGGCCGAGGCGCGTTCGCTCGCGGCCAGCAGCAGCGAGGCGAGGCGACGGCGCTGGGCCGGGGTCGGCTGCGCCGGCCAGTCGGCGTAGCGGCGGCGCACTTCGGCGACCGCGGCCGGGACGTCGAGGCCGGTGGCCTTGCGCGCGGCCGCGGTGTCGGCGCAGTAGGTGTCGTCCGCGCCGTCGAACAGCGGTTGGTAGCGCCTCAGGTGATCGCATCCTTCGCCGGACACGGCCTCGATGGCGACGATGTCGGGCTTGAACGCCGCCAGGCGCTCCAGCACCGGCTCGAGCCGGGTCAGGTCGTAGTCCTTGGGCAGGCCGCTGAGGTGGGCGGTGCCGAGCACGGCGACCTGGGTGCGCGGGCCGGCGCTGCGGCGGCTGAGTTCGGACAGATCGACCTGGGCCGGCGCCGGCAGGGTGGCGACAAGGGCGAACAGGCCGAGAACGGCGGAAAGAACGGACTTCACTCCCTGAATCCCCTGGCTGGATGCGTCCGGGTGGGATGCGGACGGGGTCGGCGGGGTTTAGAACCGAGGTTGGCGTCGTGTTCCACGTGGAACACGTCTGAGGCCATCAAGAGCGGGTTCCACGCTCCAGTTCCACGGACAGGCTTCCCGTGGAACCGTGGATCCTTGATTCCTGCCGCAAGGTTCCATGTTCCACGTGGAACCGAGCGATCTCGACTTCCATCTCGGCCAACGCGGGCGGAGGCTCTGTGCCGGTGATGAAAACTTGGGCCCGACTGGCGATCAGACGCTCCAGCACGCGACGCTGATGCCGGCGATCCAGCTCCGAGGCCAGATCGTCCAGCGCGATCACCGGCCATTCGCCCTGGACTTGCGCGTGCTGCTCGGCCTGGGCCAGCAAGGCCACCAATGCGACCAGCTTGGCTTGCCCGCGCGACAGGGCCTCGCGGCCCGGAATCGCACCGTAGCCGATGCGCCAGTCGGCGCGATGCGGGCCGACCGAGGTAAAGCCTTGCTGCTGGTCGCGTTCCCGGGCCAGCAGCAGGGCGTCGGCCAGCGGGAAGTCGTCGCGGCGCCAGCCGGGGACGTAGTCCAGGCGGATCGCGCCCAGTCCCGGCGCGAGTTCCGCCGCAAACGCGGCAAATCGGGGCTGCAGCTCGTCCAGATATTGCTGGCGGCGCCGGCTCAGCGGTTCGCCAGCCTCGGACAGCTCGCGATCCCACGCATCGATCTGGCCATCGCGGGCCCGCGCCTTGAGCAGGGCGTTGCGCTGCTTGAGCGCGCGGGTGTATCGCCGCCACAGCGGAGTGAAGTCTGGTTCCACGTGGAACAAGCCCCAATCGAGATAGCGACGACGGATTTCGCCGGGCCCGGTAATCAGCGCGTGGCTGCCGGGCTCGAAGCTGACGACGGCCAGCGCCGCGCACAACTCGCCGAGCTGGGACACCGAAGCGCCATCGAGCCGGCCGACCCAGTCCTGTCCGCTGTGCCGCAACCCGGCCTTGCGCCGCTGGTCGCGGCGGGCCTCCTGCCATTCGACGAACACTTCCAAGGCCGGATCGCCGGCACGGATCAAACCGTCGCGAACGCGGCCACGAAAACTGCGCCCGTAGGCCATCAGGTGCAGGGCTTCGAGCAGGCTGGTCTTGCCCGCGCCGTTCTCGCCGGTGATCAGGTTGATCCCGGGCGCCGGCAACAGGCTTACGTCGGCGAAGCGGCGCAGGCCGCGGGCGTCCAGGCGGGTTACGTGCATGGGGGAATGATCGCAGATTGGCTAGGGCGGGGCGGGCGGGACGCAGCAAACGGGCCTGGCTAAACCGGTATGGGCTACCTGTAGGAGCGGCGCGAGCCGCGACAACCGAAGCGATTGACGCTAGCGGAGCCGCCGAAGCCAAAGATCCGCCAGAACAAGGTTTTCCTAGCCACATCAGTCGCTTAGGCGACCTCGTGGTACCAAATTTCTTCGGTTGATCGCGGCTCGCGCCGCTCCTACAGGGCCCTCAGGAACCCGACGTAAGCAGCCGAACCTTCAGCCAGGCCCCAAAACGCACACGCCCGGCAGAAGCCGGGCGTGTGTTGTGTTCCACGTGGAACCGAAGCGACGCCGTGGATCAGAGACGCAGCGGCATCACCACATGGCGGCAACGTTCGTTCGACGCCTCGCGCACCAGCGCCGAGGAGTTGGCGTCGCGCAATGCCAGCACCACATGCTCGTCGCGCAGCGCGGTCAGGGCGTCGAGCAGGTAGTTCACGTTGAAGCCCACGGCCAGGTCGTCGACCTTGGTGTCGGCTTCGACTTCTTCCTGCGCTTCTTCCTGTTCCGGGTTGTGCGCGCTGATCTTGAGCTGGCCGGGCGAGACTTCGATGCGCACGCCGCGGTACTTCTCGTTCGACAGGATCGCCGCGCGTTGCAGCGAAGCGCGCAGGATCTCGCGCTCGATCCGCACTTCCTTGTCGGCGCCGATCGGAATCACCGCCTCGTAATCGGGGAAACGGCCGTCGATCAGCTTGCTGGTGAAGGTGACATCGTCGCGCTTGATGCGGATGTGGCCGCGGCCCATCTCCAGCTCGACCTCGCGGTCGCCGCCTTCGAGCAGACGCTGCAATTCCTGCACGCCCTTGCGCGGCACGATGATCTGGCGCTTGGTCTGCGCGCCGCCTTCGAACGGCGCTTCGCACAAGGCCAAACGGTGGCCGTCGGTGGCGACGCAGCGCAGGCTGGTTTCGCGCAGGTCGAACAGCAAGCCGTTGAGGTAATAGCGCACGTCCTGCTGCGCCATCGCGAACGCGGTGCGTTCGATCAGCTCCTTCAGCGCGGCTTCCGGCACGCGCACGCGTTCGGTCGCTTCGACTTCGTCGATCGACGGGAAGTCGTTGGCCGGCAGGCTCGACAGGGTGAAGCGCGAACGCCCGGCCTGCACGGTGATCTTCTCGGCGGCCTGGCTCACGGTGACCTTACTGCCGTCGGGCAGGGCGCGCACGATTTCGAACAGCTTGCGCGCCGGAATCGTGGTTTCGCCGTCCTTCGCATCGTCGACGTTGACGCGCGAAATCATCTCGACTTCCAGGTCGGTGCCGGTCAGCGAGAGCTGGCCGTCCTTGACCTGAACCAGCAGGTTGGCGAGGACCGGCAAGGTCTGCCGGCGTTCGACGACATTGACCACTTGGGCCAACGGCTTGAGAAAAACTTCGCGTTGCAGGCTGAAACGCATGCGGACCCCTTGGCCGGTCGGTGGGCGCAAACCCAATTACTAAAGAGATGTATAAATCAAAATCTTGGTGGCGGTGGAGCAGCGAAAAACTGTTGAAAACCGACTTAAGACTTTGATTTACAAGCTAATTCCGGTAACTCAAACGCGGGTAGAACTGGCCCTGGAGGGCGGGTGGAACCTGTGGATAACCTCGGCGCGTCGCCGCGGCCTGAACTTTATCCACAGCTTGTACGAGTCTAGTCCCCGAACTTATGCCTTTCACATCAGCAACTTAGCGTCTACCTTGTGTCCACCGGCGGCGCGGTCGTCGGTGCGGACCCCGAACCGCCGGCGCTGGAACCCGGTTGGATCCGCCTAGCGCCTGCGCCTTGTGCGCGGCCCCGGCAAACCGGTGGTTCCTGGAATCCCGACCCACGCCAACGCCGAACCACCCGCCCGGCCCCTCAGCCTGCGGTCCTGCGATCTCTACGGATGAGCGCGGACGGCAGCCAGACCGACCGGAAGGCCGTGCCGCTGCGTCGCGCTCGTCGTCGTGGATTCCAGCAGGAACCGCCAATGCAGGAGCCGCACCACATAAAACGAGCCGCCGGCCCGCCGCTGGGCGAGGTCGCGGCCGGCTCCGGCCGGAAGGCCGTTGCGGCGCCAGCTTAGCGCGGGCGGCGCGGTGCGGTCGGGGCGCGATAGCGGGATCGCGCCGTCGGCGTTGCCGCGCATCCCAGGCCGAGGCCGGCGCCCGCCGAGCAGGCGCCGCGGATCACTCGCTGAGCTTGCGGATCAGCTTGTCCCAGTCTTCCCGCAGCTTGCCGTCGGTTTCCATCAGGGTGCGGATCTGACGGCAAGCGTGCAGAACGGTCGTGTGGTCGCGACCGGCGAAGGCATCGCCGATCTCCGGCAGCGAGTGTTCGGTCAGTTCCTTGGTCAGCGCCATGGCCACCTGGCGCGGACGGGCGAGCGAACGCGTGCGCCGCTTGGACAACAAGTCCTTGATCTGGAGGCCGTAGTAGTCTGCCACGGTCTTTTGGATGTTGGGGATGCCGATCGCCTGTTGCTGCGCGCGCAGCAGGTCGCGCAGGGTTTCCTGGGCGAACTCGGCGGTGATCGCGCGGCCGGTGAAGTTGGCGCGCGCGGTCAGGGTGTTGAGCGCGCCTTCCAGGTCGCGCACGTTCGAGCGCATCTTCTTGGCCAGCAGGAAGGCGACTTCCTCGGGGATCGCTGCGCCGCGTTCCTTGGCCTTGGAGATCACGATCTGGGCGCGGGTCTCGAAGTCCGGCGGCTCGATCGCCACCGACAGGCCCCAGGCCAGGCGCGACTTCAGCCGCGGCTCCAGGCCTTCGACCTCGCGCGGGTAGCGGTCGCAGGTCAGGATGATCTGCTGCTTGCCGTCGAACAGCGCATTGAAGGTGTGGAAGAACTCCTCCTGGGTGCGGTCCTTGCCGGCGAAGAACTGGATGTCGTCGATCAGCAGCGCGTCGACGCGCTGGAACTGGCGCTTGAACGCATCCATGGTCTTGTCCTGCAGCGCTTTCATCATCGCGCTGAAGAACTGCTCCGAACGCAGGTACATCACCCGCATCGCCGGATTGGCGTCGCGCATGGCGTTGCCGGCGGCGAACATCAGATGGGTCTTGCCCAGGCCGGTGCCGCCGTACAACAGCAGCGGGTTGTGCGCGCGTTCGCCGGGCTTCTGCGCGGCCTGCCACGCGGCGGCGCGGCCGAGCTGGTTGCTGCGGCCTTCGACGAAGTTGTCGAAGGTGTAATGGGTGTCGAGGTTGCCCTGGAACGGCTCGACCGGCGCGGTCACCGCGGCCGGCGCCTGGCGCACGGCGCTGGTGGTCGGCTCCAGCGGCAGCGGCTGGGTGCTGCCCGGCGCGCGCGGCAGCGAGCCGACTTCCAGGCTGACGTCTTCGCTGCCGGCGAAGTACGACAACAGCTCGCGGATGCGCGCGAGGTAGCGCTCGCGCACGTGTTCGACCACGAACGCGTTGGGCGCGTAAAGCACGGTCTTGCTGTCGCGCTGCGCGGCCTGCAGCGGCTTCAACCAGGTATGCACGTCCTCGACCGGGAACTCGGCTTCAAGGCGTTCGAGGCAGCGGGGCCAGGCTTCCATCTGTAGCGTGTCTTCTTGTGTGCGTGTTTCGTGCGTGGGGCGGTCGGCCGCAACGGCGGGGCCGGCGGCGGACGAAAGCGGCCCAACGCACGATGCGCACATCGCGACGCAGGAAGCCGGGGGGTCGGTCAGACTACCACCGAGGCCGGGATCGGAACAGGACTAATCCACAGGTTCATGCACAGCTCGTGCACAGGCTGCCCCCAGGCGCTTTGGTGGCCTGCGTCGCGCATCCGCAATCCCAATCGGGACAAGGGCTTGACCCTGCCGTAGGGGCGCCGCTAGAATCGGCGGTCCACTTTCGTCGTTATCTTTGCGAGCCTGTCATGGCCACCAAGCGCACCTACCAGCCCAGCAACCTCAAGCGCAAGCGCGACCACGGTTTCCGTGCCCGCATGGCGACCGCCGACGGCCGCAAGATTCTCGCCCGTCGTCGCGCCAAGGGCCGCAAGCGCCTGACCGCCTAAGCGTTGCCGGCCGCCCTGCCGAGATCGTTCCTGGCCATCGACCGCCAGGCACGGCCGATCCGGCGCCGCGCGGCCGAGCGCCTGCAATGAACTCGAACCGCTTCCCGCGCACCGCGCGGGTACGCGCGCGTTCCGATTTCGACCGCATCTTCAAGCATGGACGGCGCGTGGCGCTGCCCGTGCTCGCTTTGCATTTCCAGGCCGACCCGCAGATTCCGGCGCGGCTGGGGCTGGCGGTGTCGCGCAAGGTCGATCCGAACGCGGTCGGCCGCAACCGCATCAAGCGCATCCTGCGCGATGCCTTCCGCCACCTGCGCGGCGAGCTCGCCGCGGGCGATTATGTCGTGGTCGCGCGCCCGGGTGCGGCCAAGCTGTCCGGCGAGGAACTCCGCGCCGCGTTCCACAGTCTGCTCAAGCGCGCCGGCGCCCGAAACGCGCTCGCATTGCCCGAGACTGCGGCCCCCGGCACAATGCCGGCCGCTTCCCCTTCTCACCCCACGCCGGACTCCGGTCCCGGCTGAGCCCGCCTGCTGCCCATGAACCAGACCCGTGCTTTTCTGATCCTCGCCTGGCTGATGGTGGCGACCCTGCTGTGGATGGAGTGGGGCAAGGAGAAATCGGCGCCGCCGGCTCCGCCGCCGAGCGCGGTCGCGCCGGCCAGCAGCGTGCCCAGCGTCGCCGGCCTGAGCGCTGCGCCCGGCGTGCCCGCCGCGCCGACCGCCGCGCCGTCCGCGCCGGCGGCATCGCCCGGCGTCGCCGCGGCCGCGCCCAGCGACGCGCCGGTGGTGGTCAGCACCGACGTGTTCAAGGTGATCCTCAACGGCGGCGAGATCAGCGAGGCCGACCTGCTGCGCTACCCGGTCGGCACCGAGCCCGACAGCCCGCCGATGCGGCTGCTGGCCCACGATTCGACCCTGTACTTCGTCGCCCAGAGCGGCTGGGTCAACCAGGCCAAGATCGCCCCGACCCACGATGCCGGCTTCCGTTACGCCGGCGACTCGCGCGAGCTCAAGCTGGCCGACGGCGCCAAGGAAATCGCGGTGCCGTTCGTGTGGACGGGCGCCGACGGCGTGACCATCACCCGCACCTACACCTTCCGCCGCGGCGACTACGTCATCAAGGTCCGCGACGAAGTCGCCAACGCCAGCGCCGCGCCGTGGCAGGGCTACATCTACCGCCAGCTCAGCCGCGTGCCGCGCGAGCTCGCGCGCAAGGGGCCCTTCAGCCCCGAGCAGTACAGCTTCCAGGGCGCGGCGTGGTACAGCCCGACCGACAAGTACGAGAAGCGCAAGTTCGACAAGTTCGCCGCCGACGGCAACCTCAACAAGCAGGTCACCGGCGGCTGGATCGCGATGCTGCAGCACCACTTCTTCGCCGCCTGGATTCCGGGCGACAAGGACCAGGGCCAGTTCCAGCTCGACCAGCTCAACGCCGGCGGCGCGTCGCAGTACGTCATCCGCGACGTCGGCCCGGGCTTCACCGTCGCGCCCGGCCAGAAGGCCAGCACCGAAGCGCGCCTGTGGGTCGGCCCGAAGCTGGTCAAGGCGATCGAAGCGCAGAAGGTGCAGGGCCTGGACCGCGCGGTCGACTTCAGCAGCTACTCGATCTTCGCCACCCTCGCCAACGGCCTGTTCTGGCTGCTCGACAAGCTGCACGGCCTGTTCGGCAACTGGGGCTGGGCGATCATCGGCCTGGTGGTGCTGCTGAAGCTGGCGCTGTATCCGCTGTCGGCGGCGCAGTACAAGTCGCAAGCCAAGATGCGCAAGTTCCAGCCGCGCGTGGCCCAGCTCAAGGAGCGCTACGGCGACGACAAGCAGAAGTTCCAGATGGCGCTGATGGAGCTGTACAAGAAGGAGAAGATCAACCCGGTCGGCGGCTGTCTGCCGCTGCTGCCGAGCATCATCATCTTCATGACGCTGTACTGGATGCTGGCCGAGTCGGTGGAACTGCGCCACGCGCCGTGGACGCTGTGGATCCACGACCTGACCTCGCGCGATCCGTTCTTCGTGCTGCCGCTGTGCAACATCGCGATCATGTGGGCGACGCAGAAGCTGACCCCGATGACCGGCATGGACCCGACCCAGCAGAAGATGATGCAGTTCATGCCGCTGGTGTTCGGCGCGATCCTGGCGTTCCTGCCGGCCGGTCTGGTGCTGTACCAAGTCGCCAACGGCGGTCTGGGTCTGTTGCAGCAGTGGATCACGACCAAGCGCTACGCCGAGGAGAATGCCGGCGGCGGTGGCGGCAAGGACAAGGACAAGGACAAGAGCTGATCGGTTCGCCGGATCGGTTTTCGCGAAGCCCGCCGCAAGGCGGGCTTTTGCGTTTCTGGGGATAAGTCGGTTGCTGCGCAGCGCCACCCGCCGTCATCCCCGCGAAGGCGGGGATCCAGGGCTTCACCGCGACACGACTCTGAAGTCTCTGGATCCCCGCCTGCGCGGGGATGACGACTCGTGGGCTGCGTGGAGACAGATGGCGAAACCCCGAACTCCGACCTTATCCACAGCACGACCCAGCCACTATCATTCGCCTATGACCGCCCCCGCCTCCGCCCGCGACACCATCGCCGCCATCGCCACCGCGCCCGGCGCGGGCGGCGTGGGCATCGTGCGTTTATCGGGAGCCCAGGCGCGCGAGATCGCGCGAACGATGGCCGGCCGCGAACTGCAACCGCGCTACGCCCATTACGTGCGTTTCCGCGACGGCGCCGGCGAGACCATCGACGACGGCATCGCGCTGTTCTTCGCCGCGCCGGCCAGCTACACCGGCGAGGACGTCGCCGAGTTGCAGGCGCACGGCGGCCCCGCGTTGCTGGAGGAACTGCTCGCGCGCGCGTGCGCGCTCGGCGCGCGCCGCGCGCGGCCGGGCGAGTTCAGCGAACGCGCGTTTCTCGAAGGCCGGCTCGACCTGGCTCAGGCCGAGGCCGTCGCCGACCTGATCGCCGCGGCCGACGCGCGCGCCGCGCGCGCGGCGCGGCGCGCGCTGGACGGCGAATTCTCGCGTCGCGTCGAAGCCCTGGCCGGCGACCTGCTGGCGGTGCGCGTGCACGTGGAGGCGGCGATCGATTTCGCCGACGAGCCCATCGACACGCTCGGCGGCGGCGCGTTGCGCGAACGCTTGCGCGGCGCGGCGCAGGCGCTGGACGACTTGCTGGCCGCGGCCGAACGTGGCCGGCGTCTGCGCGACGGCCTGCATGCGGTGATCGTCGGCCCGCCCAACGCCGGCAAGAGTTCGTTGTTGAACGCGTTGGCCGGCAGCGAGCGCGCCATCGTCACCGACATCGCCGGCACCACCCGCGATCTGCTGCACGAAACCATCAAGCTCGACGGCGTCGAGCTGACCCTGGTCGACACCGCCGGCCTGCGCGACGGCGGCGACGCGATCGAGCGCGAAGGCATGCGCCGCGCGCGCGGCGAACTCGACCGCGCCGACCTCGCCATCGTCGTGCTCGACGCGCGCGATCCGCACGGCGGGTTGGCCGCGGTCGCCGATGCGATCGAACCGGTGCCGGCGCGCTTGTTCGTCTACAACAAGATCGATCTGCTCGAATCCGACTACGACTCGCCGG
Proteins encoded:
- the mnmE gene encoding tRNA uridine-5-carboxymethylaminomethyl(34) synthesis GTPase MnmE, yielding MTAPASARDTIAAIATAPGAGGVGIVRLSGAQAREIARTMAGRELQPRYAHYVRFRDGAGETIDDGIALFFAAPASYTGEDVAELQAHGGPALLEELLARACALGARRARPGEFSERAFLEGRLDLAQAEAVADLIAAADARAARAARRALDGEFSRRVEALAGDLLAVRVHVEAAIDFADEPIDTLGGGALRERLRGAAQALDDLLAAAERGRRLRDGLHAVIVGPPNAGKSSLLNALAGSERAIVTDIAGTTRDLLHETIKLDGVELTLVDTAGLRDGGDAIEREGMRRARGELDRADLAIVVLDARDPHGGLAAVADAIEPVPARLFVYNKIDLLESDYDSPGPADVGGENRVFVSAQTGAGLDALHARLRALAQGDGSDAAEGAFTARARHVDALRQAREELAEARAQLDHEMLDLAAEALRHAHDALGEITGRVRADDLLGHIFSSFCIGK
- the yidC gene encoding membrane protein insertase YidC; the protein is MNQTRAFLILAWLMVATLLWMEWGKEKSAPPAPPPSAVAPASSVPSVAGLSAAPGVPAAPTAAPSAPAASPGVAAAAPSDAPVVVSTDVFKVILNGGEISEADLLRYPVGTEPDSPPMRLLAHDSTLYFVAQSGWVNQAKIAPTHDAGFRYAGDSRELKLADGAKEIAVPFVWTGADGVTITRTYTFRRGDYVIKVRDEVANASAAPWQGYIYRQLSRVPRELARKGPFSPEQYSFQGAAWYSPTDKYEKRKFDKFAADGNLNKQVTGGWIAMLQHHFFAAWIPGDKDQGQFQLDQLNAGGASQYVIRDVGPGFTVAPGQKASTEARLWVGPKLVKAIEAQKVQGLDRAVDFSSYSIFATLANGLFWLLDKLHGLFGNWGWAIIGLVVLLKLALYPLSAAQYKSQAKMRKFQPRVAQLKERYGDDKQKFQMALMELYKKEKINPVGGCLPLLPSIIIFMTLYWMLAESVELRHAPWTLWIHDLTSRDPFFVLPLCNIAIMWATQKLTPMTGMDPTQQKMMQFMPLVFGAILAFLPAGLVLYQVANGGLGLLQQWITTKRYAEENAGGGGGKDKDKDKS